A genome region from Pseudomonas helmanticensis includes the following:
- a CDS encoding metal ABC transporter permease translates to MLTVAHLWQPFNEFVFMRRALLGGLVLACSTAPLGVFLILRRMSLIGDAVAHGILPGAALGFWFAGLSLPALTLGGLGAGLSMAGLAAWITRRTGLREDASLAAIYPISLASGVLILGVAGKRLDLLHLLFGSALAVDGPTLTGMLWVSGFSLIAMALIYQPLLLDTLDPLFLRTVSRLGPLAHGVFLTLVVLNLVIGFQAIGALMVVGLMMLPAAASRFWSRRLPILIATAAVIGCLSVWFGLLLSFYYSLPSGPAIVLVAGVGYLLSVVFGPVHGLLRRPPLLTSQ, encoded by the coding sequence ATGCTCACCGTCGCCCACTTATGGCAACCGTTCAATGAGTTCGTGTTCATGCGCAGGGCCTTGCTCGGCGGTCTGGTATTGGCCTGCAGCACAGCACCACTCGGTGTGTTTTTGATCCTGCGACGGATGAGTCTGATCGGTGACGCGGTGGCCCACGGCATCCTCCCCGGCGCGGCTTTAGGCTTCTGGTTTGCTGGGCTGAGTTTGCCCGCACTGACACTGGGAGGTTTGGGCGCGGGTCTGAGCATGGCCGGCCTCGCGGCCTGGATTACCCGTCGTACCGGCCTGCGCGAGGACGCCAGCCTCGCCGCGATTTATCCAATCTCGCTCGCCAGTGGCGTGCTGATTCTCGGCGTCGCCGGCAAACGCCTCGATTTGCTTCACCTGTTGTTCGGCTCGGCTTTGGCGGTCGACGGCCCGACCCTCACCGGCATGTTGTGGGTCTCTGGATTCAGCCTGATCGCCATGGCGTTGATCTACCAACCGCTGTTGCTCGACACCCTCGACCCGCTGTTCCTGAGAACCGTCAGTCGTCTCGGACCACTCGCCCACGGCGTATTCCTGACCCTGGTGGTGCTCAACCTGGTGATCGGCTTTCAGGCCATCGGTGCGCTGATGGTGGTCGGACTGATGATGCTCCCCGCCGCAGCGTCGCGATTCTGGAGTCGCCGTCTGCCGATCCTGATTGCCACCGCCGCCGTGATCGGCTGCCTCTCGGTGTGGTTCGGTTTGTTGCTGTCGTTCTATTACTCGCTGCCAAGCGGCCCGGCCATCGTGCTGGTCGCAGGCGTCGGTTACCTGTTGTCGGTGGTGTTCGGGCCGGTTCACGGTCTGCTACGCCGCCCGCCTTTGCTCAC
- a CDS encoding metal ABC transporter ATP-binding protein, which translates to MIRCQSLSWGAPGQPLTAPLNLELDNGSLTAIIGANGCGKSSLLKVIAGLQKPLAGNVALSVPRQSGLSFLPQQQHLDRQFPISLEELIAAGFWGRRLSTQLRAQRLKDALENWHLSGLEKRPLMALSGGELQRALLARLSLTDAPVLLLDEPHAALDELGQQLLWQHLHAWHGEGRTLVVVCHDLAAVRQHIPQTLLIKNSQCVFGTSAELIQQTPHTQVA; encoded by the coding sequence ATGATCCGCTGCCAATCCCTGAGTTGGGGCGCTCCCGGCCAACCGCTGACCGCACCGCTGAATCTAGAACTTGATAACGGCAGCCTGACAGCGATCATCGGTGCCAACGGCTGTGGCAAGAGCAGCCTGCTAAAAGTCATTGCCGGATTGCAGAAGCCTTTGGCGGGTAACGTCGCCCTCAGTGTTCCACGTCAAAGCGGACTGTCCTTCCTCCCCCAACAACAGCACCTCGACCGTCAGTTCCCCATCAGCCTGGAAGAACTGATCGCGGCAGGATTTTGGGGCCGCCGACTTTCAACCCAGCTGCGCGCGCAACGCCTCAAAGATGCACTGGAAAACTGGCACCTGAGCGGACTGGAAAAGCGTCCACTCATGGCCCTCTCTGGCGGTGAATTACAGCGCGCCCTACTCGCCCGATTGAGCCTGACCGACGCCCCCGTCCTACTCCTCGACGAACCCCACGCCGCGCTCGATGAACTGGGTCAACAGCTACTTTGGCAACACCTGCATGCCTGGCATGGCGAAGGTCGAACGCTGGTCGTGGTTTGCCATGACCTCGCCGCCGTACGCCAGCACATCCCGCAGACTTTGCTGATCAAAAACAGCCAGTGCGTATTCGGCACCAGCGCTGAGCTGATCCAGCAAACACCTCATACACAGGTGGCCTGA
- the folE2 gene encoding GTP cyclohydrolase FolE2: MNSLTLPDIAAQSARQALPLEWVGMRGIALPILLEGQRLSAKADAGVSLDDGEARGIHMSRLYLALEALEQESLSPALMHQVLTRFLQSHEGLSNRAYLNIHTDLLLKRPALISPLAGWKSYPATISASLKNKMFHVELKIEVPYSSTCPCSAALARQLIQQQFIDDFANKALQHADVLAWLGSSQGIVATPHSQRSTAQLHLHLDEFVDELPLSVIINDAETALGTAVQTAVKRADEQAFALANGQNLMFCEDAARRLNLALRRTPGVNQFHLRVIHAESLHAHDAVAESHWQREQA; this comes from the coding sequence ATGAATTCGCTGACACTTCCGGATATCGCCGCGCAGTCGGCTCGCCAAGCCTTGCCACTCGAATGGGTGGGGATGCGCGGCATCGCTTTACCAATCTTGTTGGAAGGTCAACGCTTGAGTGCGAAGGCGGATGCCGGGGTGAGTCTTGATGACGGCGAGGCTCGTGGGATTCATATGTCGCGGCTCTATCTGGCTCTGGAAGCGCTCGAACAAGAGAGCCTTTCTCCTGCCCTGATGCACCAGGTTCTAACGCGTTTTCTGCAAAGCCACGAAGGGTTGTCCAACCGGGCCTATCTGAATATCCACACCGATTTGCTGTTGAAACGTCCCGCGCTGATCAGTCCATTGGCCGGTTGGAAGTCCTATCCGGCAACGATTTCAGCAAGCCTGAAGAACAAGATGTTCCACGTGGAACTTAAAATTGAAGTGCCCTACTCCTCAACATGCCCCTGCTCCGCAGCGTTAGCACGACAGTTGATCCAGCAACAATTCATCGACGACTTCGCCAACAAAGCCCTCCAGCACGCAGACGTTTTGGCATGGCTCGGCTCCAGCCAAGGCATCGTCGCCACACCGCACAGCCAACGCAGCACGGCACAACTGCATCTTCACCTCGACGAGTTCGTTGATGAATTGCCCCTTAGTGTCATCATCAACGACGCCGAAACCGCCCTCGGTACCGCCGTGCAAACCGCAGTAAAACGTGCAGACGAACAAGCCTTTGCCCTCGCCAACGGCCAAAACCTGATGTTTTGTGAAGACGCCGCGCGCCGACTGAATCTCGCTCTTCGCCGAACACCTGGCGTTAACCAGTTCCACCTCCGCGTGATTCACGCTGAAAGTTTGCATGCCCATGACGCCGTCGCCGAAAGCCACTGGCAGCGTGAGCAAGCATGA
- a CDS encoding N-acetylmuramoyl-L-alanine amidase codes for MHRRHLLNLILASAAFALPFSASATQIRSARLWRSDEKLRLVFDLSGPVRYKTFALSAPDRLIIDVAGADLSGDFSQLALSGTVIRSIRSGLFGRGDTRIVLDLNGPVLLNSFLLAPQDGQSHRLVMDLVSAKTASMVPMVPRETPKISTHPKRDIIVVVDPGHGGKDPGAVGAKGEREKDVVLSIAQLLAKRLKKENGFDVKLVRNDDFFVPLRKRVEIARQHKADMFISVHADAAPRLTASGASVYCLSEGGATSATARFMAQRENGADLLGATSLLNLKDKDPMLAGVILDMSMNATIAASLQLGSTVLGSLAGITTLHQKRVEQAGFAVLKSPDVPSILVETGFISNARDSQRLVTARHQQAVANGLFEGLQRYFEKNPPIDSYLAWQQEQRKAQV; via the coding sequence ATGCACAGACGCCATCTGCTTAATCTGATTCTGGCCAGCGCGGCCTTCGCCCTTCCTTTCAGTGCTTCGGCCACGCAGATTCGCAGCGCGCGACTCTGGCGGTCTGATGAGAAGCTGCGATTGGTCTTCGATTTAAGTGGGCCGGTGCGCTACAAAACCTTCGCTCTCAGTGCTCCAGATCGACTGATTATTGATGTGGCGGGTGCAGATTTGAGCGGTGACTTCAGCCAATTGGCGTTGAGTGGAACGGTGATCCGTTCGATTCGATCCGGACTTTTTGGTCGAGGTGATACGCGTATCGTTCTCGATCTGAACGGCCCGGTACTGCTGAACAGCTTTCTTTTAGCGCCTCAAGATGGCCAGAGTCATCGTCTGGTGATGGATTTGGTCAGTGCGAAAACGGCGTCAATGGTGCCAATGGTTCCACGTGAAACACCCAAAATTAGCACGCATCCGAAACGCGACATCATCGTAGTAGTGGATCCAGGGCATGGTGGAAAGGATCCCGGAGCAGTCGGCGCCAAGGGTGAGCGTGAAAAAGATGTGGTGCTGTCCATCGCTCAATTACTCGCCAAACGCCTGAAAAAAGAGAACGGCTTTGATGTGAAGCTGGTGCGTAACGACGATTTTTTCGTTCCATTACGCAAGCGCGTAGAGATCGCCCGTCAGCACAAAGCCGACATGTTTATCTCGGTGCATGCCGATGCGGCACCACGGCTGACGGCTTCTGGCGCCTCGGTGTATTGCCTGTCTGAAGGTGGTGCAACCTCGGCGACGGCTCGTTTCATGGCGCAGCGAGAGAATGGTGCGGATCTGCTCGGCGCCACCAGTCTGCTTAATCTGAAGGATAAGGATCCGATGCTCGCCGGGGTGATTCTCGACATGTCGATGAATGCGACGATTGCCGCCAGTTTGCAGCTCGGCAGCACGGTGCTGGGCAGCCTTGCCGGCATCACCACGCTGCATCAGAAGCGCGTGGAACAGGCGGGTTTTGCAGTGCTGAAATCGCCAGATGTGCCCTCGATCCTGGTGGAAACAGGCTTCATTTCCAATGCGCGCGACAGTCAGCGGCTAGTGACGGCGCGACATCAACAAGCGGTAGCGAACGGTTTATTCGAAGGTTTACAGCGCTACTTTGAAAAGAATCCGCCGATCGACAGCTACCTTGCCTGGCAGCAAGAACAGCGCAAAGCGCAGGTCTAG
- a CDS encoding glutamine synthetase, translating into MRNALKCTLLSLGFLVVGHASAQLPALASCTRSANLLACVDADGNAYSVNTVGSTLYLRGFERNGQRYWAQTNSRFGQLTFFTGIASDGEAWVGYTRRVGWTTINRFSSSGGSSAKFTCSRITGC; encoded by the coding sequence ATGAGAAACGCGTTGAAATGCACGTTGTTGAGCCTTGGTTTTTTGGTCGTCGGGCATGCCTCAGCGCAGTTACCAGCGCTCGCGAGCTGCACTCGTAGTGCGAATCTGCTGGCGTGCGTCGATGCCGATGGCAACGCTTACAGCGTCAACACTGTCGGCAGCACGCTGTATCTGCGTGGATTTGAAAGAAATGGCCAGCGTTATTGGGCACAGACCAACAGCCGTTTCGGGCAGCTGACGTTTTTCACTGGCATCGCTTCTGATGGAGAAGCCTGGGTGGGATACACCCGGCGTGTCGGCTGGACGACCATCAATCGCTTCTCCAGCTCTGGTGGAAGCAGTGCAAAGTTCACTTGCAGCCGGATTACTGGCTGCTAG
- the zigA gene encoding zinc metallochaperone GTPase ZigA, whose translation MSAELPVTVLSGFLGAGKSTLLNYVLRNRKGLRVAVIINDMSEINIDGSEVQRDVSLNRAEEKIVEMSNGCICCTLREDLLEEVSKLAREGRFDYLLIESTGISEPLPVAETFTFRDEHGQSLSDIARLDTMVTVVDGVNFLPDYQAAESLASRGEILGEEDERSITDLLIEQIEFADVLLISKIDLISQPEREELIAILKRLNAHAEIIPMVMGEVPLEKILNTGRFDFDKAAQAPGWLQELRGEHVPETDEYGIASTAYRARRPFHPQRFFNFIDRPWLNGKLLRSKGFFWLASKPTDAGSWSQAGGLMRHGFAGRWWRFVPKNQWPEDQESTAAIMENWAPSVGDCRQELVFIGQNIDFLQLSNELDACLLTDDEMTQGVEGWRSLPDPFGPWHEEAA comes from the coding sequence ATGTCAGCCGAATTGCCCGTCACCGTACTTTCAGGATTTCTTGGTGCTGGAAAAAGTACGCTTTTAAATTACGTACTACGTAATCGCAAGGGTTTGCGCGTAGCAGTCATCATCAATGATATGAGCGAGATCAACATCGATGGCAGCGAAGTCCAGCGTGATGTCAGCCTTAATCGCGCAGAAGAAAAAATTGTCGAGATGAGCAACGGCTGTATCTGCTGTACGTTACGTGAAGACTTGCTTGAGGAAGTCAGCAAACTCGCTCGAGAGGGCCGCTTCGATTATTTGCTGATCGAGTCCACCGGAATCTCCGAGCCGCTACCGGTCGCAGAAACCTTCACCTTCCGCGATGAGCACGGGCAGAGTCTCTCTGACATCGCTCGGCTCGACACCATGGTCACTGTGGTCGACGGGGTGAATTTTCTACCGGACTACCAGGCGGCCGAAAGCCTCGCGTCCCGTGGCGAAATCCTCGGCGAGGAAGACGAACGTTCGATCACCGATCTGTTGATCGAACAAATCGAGTTCGCTGACGTACTGTTGATCAGCAAGATCGACCTGATTAGCCAGCCCGAACGTGAGGAGTTGATCGCCATCCTCAAACGCCTTAATGCCCACGCCGAAATCATCCCGATGGTGATGGGCGAGGTGCCATTGGAGAAGATCCTTAACACCGGGCGATTCGACTTCGATAAAGCCGCCCAGGCACCGGGCTGGCTGCAAGAGTTACGCGGTGAACATGTGCCGGAAACCGACGAATACGGCATCGCATCGACGGCCTATCGCGCGCGCCGACCGTTTCACCCGCAACGCTTCTTCAACTTCATCGACCGTCCGTGGCTGAACGGCAAATTGCTCCGCTCCAAAGGTTTTTTCTGGTTGGCGAGCAAACCTACAGACGCCGGTAGCTGGTCGCAGGCCGGCGGTTTGATGCGTCACGGTTTTGCTGGTCGCTGGTGGCGTTTCGTGCCGAAAAACCAGTGGCCAGAGGATCAGGAAAGCACCGCGGCCATCATGGAAAACTGGGCGCCGAGCGTAGGAGATTGTCGTCAGGAGTTGGTATTCATCGGGCAGAACATCGATTTCCTACAACTTTCCAATGAACTCGATGCCTGCCTGCTCACCGATGACGAAATGACCCAGGGTGTCGAGGGCTGGCGATCGCTGCCGGATCCGTTCGGCCCTTGGCATGAAGAGGCTGCCTGA
- a CDS encoding DUF1826 domain-containing protein — protein sequence MLALKLQQNRTRHQHQGPTPKALTRILHDDTNLAVWQRQLPLHISDFAKLLLSLNEPLAESLCLELPEEDAEPDLTGLACGFRDLAGYEGFIADLKWLVSAFACLLGAKQIGLRLRVLDKAMCPRFHVDHVPVRLITTYAGVGSQWLKEGAMDRQQLGQANAEPYAKIEQLDSGDVALLKGEKWHGNEGFGLIHRSPQPAAGERRLILTLDWLG from the coding sequence ATGCTCGCCCTCAAACTGCAGCAAAACCGCACCCGTCATCAGCATCAAGGCCCTACGCCGAAAGCGCTGACACGAATTCTGCATGACGACACCAACCTGGCTGTCTGGCAGCGTCAACTGCCATTGCACATCAGCGATTTCGCCAAGTTGCTGCTGTCGCTGAACGAGCCTTTGGCAGAATCATTGTGTCTGGAGTTGCCGGAGGAAGACGCCGAGCCTGATCTGACCGGGTTGGCTTGCGGGTTCAGAGATCTCGCGGGTTATGAAGGTTTTATCGCCGACTTGAAATGGCTGGTCAGCGCCTTCGCCTGCTTACTCGGAGCCAAGCAAATCGGCCTGCGTCTGCGAGTGCTCGATAAGGCCATGTGCCCGCGTTTTCACGTCGATCATGTGCCGGTGCGGCTGATCACCACGTACGCCGGCGTCGGCAGCCAATGGCTCAAGGAAGGTGCGATGGACCGCCAGCAATTGGGGCAGGCCAACGCCGAGCCGTATGCGAAAATCGAGCAACTCGACAGTGGCGACGTCGCTCTATTGAAAGGCGAGAAATGGCATGGTAATGAAGGCTTCGGTCTGATCCATCGCTCGCCGCAACCGGCGGCAGGCGAACGTCGACTGATACTCACCCTGGACTGGCTCGGCTAA
- a CDS encoding NADH:ubiquinone oxidoreductase, whose translation MRWLGWSLLLASLSSEVWAQACVVHSQGERLDVKVCQQNRNIPQKLFSDGFCQPTLAGQKVEVQYVDQCPSGAFGVCSNAQVANMPYRQDIHYYGVATDAAYLKPYCEGQSQGSWLKP comes from the coding sequence ATGCGTTGGTTGGGATGGTCGTTGCTGTTGGCTTCGCTGTCGAGTGAAGTGTGGGCTCAGGCCTGCGTGGTGCACAGTCAGGGTGAACGGCTCGACGTAAAAGTCTGCCAGCAGAACCGCAATATCCCGCAGAAACTGTTCAGCGACGGTTTCTGCCAGCCGACCCTGGCCGGACAAAAAGTTGAGGTGCAGTACGTCGATCAGTGCCCGAGCGGTGCATTTGGCGTGTGCAGCAACGCGCAAGTCGCCAATATGCCTTATCGCCAGGACATCCACTATTACGGCGTCGCCACCGACGCGGCGTATTTGAAGCCGTATTGCGAAGGCCAGAGCCAGGGTTCGTGGCTCAAGCCTTGA
- a CDS encoding CobW family GTP-binding protein — MLQNIPTHVIAGPLGAGKTSLIRQLMAQRPDGERWAVLINEFGQIGLDAALLTSDADGIALGEVAGGCLCCVNGAPFQIGLGRLLRKARPDRLFIEPSGLGHPAQLLKQLNEAPWLGVLAVQPCVLVLDAQALAAGKALPAAQQEALLSAGLLLLNKAEHLDEEARQNITSRLPPVRLIWTQQAQLPLSELPGLAAKALNGVDNLVVPKGLGQMPAVWSDPTLPICLNQAQEGGWSIGWRWHPGQRFDKQRIADWLSSLTWQRAKLVIHSVDGWVSANALDSAELVWLASEWRKDSRIELIFVDAQNIDELQRGLSGCRED, encoded by the coding sequence ATGTTGCAGAACATTCCTACCCATGTCATTGCTGGCCCTTTGGGCGCCGGCAAGACCAGCCTGATTCGCCAGCTCATGGCGCAGCGACCGGACGGCGAGCGCTGGGCGGTGCTGATCAACGAGTTCGGTCAGATCGGCCTCGACGCCGCGCTGCTGACCAGCGATGCCGATGGTATCGCACTGGGCGAAGTGGCCGGCGGCTGTTTGTGCTGCGTCAATGGCGCACCGTTTCAGATTGGCCTCGGGCGTTTGTTGCGCAAGGCCAGGCCTGATCGGCTGTTCATCGAGCCGTCCGGGCTTGGGCACCCGGCGCAATTGCTGAAACAGTTGAATGAGGCGCCGTGGTTGGGTGTGTTAGCAGTGCAGCCGTGTGTGCTGGTGCTGGATGCTCAGGCTCTTGCAGCGGGGAAAGCGTTGCCGGCAGCGCAGCAGGAAGCGTTGCTCAGTGCAGGTTTGCTGCTGCTGAACAAGGCGGAACACCTTGACGAAGAGGCTCGACAAAACATCACCAGTCGGTTGCCTCCAGTCCGACTGATCTGGACGCAGCAGGCGCAACTACCCCTGAGCGAACTCCCGGGTCTGGCTGCCAAAGCGCTCAACGGTGTGGATAACCTGGTTGTGCCCAAAGGGTTGGGACAAATGCCAGCCGTCTGGAGTGATCCGACGTTGCCGATTTGCTTGAATCAGGCGCAGGAGGGTGGCTGGAGCATTGGTTGGCGTTGGCATCCGGGGCAAAGGTTCGACAAGCAGCGCATTGCTGACTGGCTGAGCAGCCTCACTTGGCAGCGGGCGAAGCTGGTTATACACAGCGTGGATGGCTGGGTTTCGGCGAATGCGCTGGATAGTGCGGAGTTGGTTTGGCTGGCCAGTGAATGGCGAAAGGATTCTCGGATCGAGCTGATCTTTGTCGATGCGCAAAACATCGATGAGTTGCAGCGGGGGTTGTCGGGGTGTCGGGAGGATTAG
- a CDS encoding DUF3301 domain-containing protein, producing MLTLENIFVLMLFAAAGAWLWHNHGLRERALERVKQHCLNVRVELLDGNVALKKIGFIKDANGRRRLARVYNFEFTVTGETRHNGTITQFGAHSAQIELAPYPAPFDDTPPVVEVHRPRAEVIELSQWRQEHTKWKP from the coding sequence ATGCTGACCCTCGAAAACATCTTCGTGCTGATGCTGTTCGCCGCTGCCGGGGCGTGGCTATGGCACAACCACGGCTTGCGCGAGCGAGCGCTGGAGCGGGTCAAACAGCATTGCCTGAACGTGCGTGTCGAGCTGCTCGATGGCAACGTTGCACTGAAGAAGATCGGTTTCATCAAGGACGCCAACGGGCGCCGACGACTGGCACGGGTGTACAACTTCGAATTCACCGTGACCGGCGAAACCCGGCATAACGGCACCATCACCCAGTTCGGCGCACACAGTGCGCAGATCGAGCTGGCGCCCTACCCGGCGCCGTTCGACGATACGCCACCGGTGGTTGAGGTGCACAGGCCACGGGCGGAAGTCATCGAGTTGAGTCAGTGGCGGCAGGAACATACGAAGTGGAAGCCCTGA
- the pdxY gene encoding pyridoxal kinase PdxY, whose protein sequence is MKRTPHLLAIQSHVVFGHAGNSAAVFPMQRVGVNVWPLNTVQFSNHTQYGQWAGEVLAPQQIPELVEGIAAIGELGNCDAVLSGYLGSAAQGRAILSGVARIKSVNPKALYLCDPVMGHPEKGCSVPTEVSDFLLEEAAAVADIMCPNQLELDSFSGRKPQSLFDCLAMARALLARGPKAVLVKHLDYPGKPADGFEMLLVTAEGSWHLRRPLLAFPRQPVGVGDLTSGLFLARVLLGDSLVAAFEFTAAAVHEVLLETQACASYELQLVRAQDRIAHPRVKFEATAISL, encoded by the coding sequence ATGAAACGTACGCCTCATCTGCTCGCCATTCAGTCCCACGTCGTGTTCGGCCACGCCGGCAACAGCGCTGCGGTTTTTCCGATGCAGCGGGTCGGGGTCAACGTCTGGCCGCTGAACACCGTGCAGTTTTCCAATCACACGCAGTACGGTCAGTGGGCCGGCGAAGTGTTGGCGCCCCAGCAGATTCCCGAACTGGTCGAAGGCATCGCGGCGATTGGCGAGCTGGGCAACTGCGATGCGGTGCTGTCCGGTTACCTCGGCAGCGCGGCGCAGGGCCGGGCGATTCTCAGTGGCGTCGCGCGCATCAAGTCGGTCAATCCGAAAGCCTTGTATCTGTGTGATCCGGTGATGGGCCATCCGGAGAAGGGTTGCAGCGTGCCGACCGAGGTCAGCGATTTCCTCCTGGAAGAGGCAGCAGCCGTGGCGGACATCATGTGTCCGAACCAGTTGGAGCTGGACAGCTTTTCCGGGCGCAAGCCGCAGTCGTTGTTCGATTGCCTGGCCATGGCGCGGGCGTTACTGGCGCGTGGGCCGAAAGCGGTGTTGGTCAAACATCTGGATTACCCGGGCAAACCGGCGGATGGCTTCGAGATGTTGTTGGTGACGGCTGAAGGCAGCTGGCATCTGCGCCGTCCGCTGCTGGCATTTCCGCGTCAGCCGGTGGGCGTGGGCGATCTGACGTCCGGCCTGTTCCTGGCGCGGGTGTTGCTGGGCGATAGCCTGGTGGCGGCGTTCGAATTCACCGCGGCGGCGGTGCATGAAGTGCTGCTGGAGACTCAGGCGTGCGCCAGTTATGAGTTGCAGCTGGTGCGCGCGCAGGACCGGATTGCGCATCCGCGGGTGAAGTTCGAGGCTACAGCGATAAGTCTGTAA